Proteins encoded by one window of Nitrincola iocasae:
- a CDS encoding ferredoxin reductase family protein: MKHIKTLFVAFLAVLTLAWLMADTLWPEPLSYFSFRAGFVQYSGVIAMAVMSLAMILALRPKWLEPHLRGLDKMYRLHKWLGITALVMAALHWWWAKGTKWMVGWGWLDRPARGSGGMQETLGALEAALRSQRGLAESVGEWAFYAIVVLIVLALVKRFPYRLFAKTHKLIAPLYLLMVFHTVVLMKFDYWTQPVGWLMGLLLVGGCISACYSIAGRIGSVRRTSGRVESLTHYPSLKVLETTLVMDNLWPGHTAGQFAFVTSDSKEGAHPFTIASSWNSNDRRIVFITKALGDYTSRLPEELQEGKTIQVEGPYGCFDFRDNRPRQVWVSGGIGITPFIARMKQLSAEPGEKPIDLFHATADMDQAALDKLTSDVAAAGIRLHLLISPRDGRLDAEKIRSSVPQWQQASFWFCGPVAFGKQLRQDLVAEGYPAGQFHQELFQMR, from the coding sequence ATGAAACACATTAAAACCTTGTTCGTCGCCTTTCTGGCGGTTCTTACTCTGGCCTGGCTGATGGCTGATACTTTGTGGCCTGAACCACTGTCCTATTTCTCTTTCCGCGCCGGGTTTGTCCAGTATAGCGGTGTGATTGCCATGGCGGTGATGAGCCTTGCCATGATCCTGGCTCTGCGTCCTAAATGGCTGGAGCCCCACTTGCGAGGACTGGATAAAATGTACCGTTTGCACAAATGGCTGGGTATAACGGCTTTGGTTATGGCGGCTCTACACTGGTGGTGGGCCAAGGGTACCAAGTGGATGGTTGGTTGGGGTTGGTTGGATAGACCAGCGCGAGGATCTGGAGGTATGCAGGAGACTCTGGGTGCCTTGGAAGCCGCTCTGCGCAGTCAGAGGGGGCTGGCAGAAAGTGTGGGTGAGTGGGCTTTCTATGCCATAGTGGTGTTGATCGTTCTGGCATTGGTTAAACGCTTTCCATACCGATTATTTGCCAAAACCCACAAGCTTATTGCGCCGTTGTACCTGTTGATGGTTTTCCACACAGTGGTGCTGATGAAATTCGATTATTGGACACAACCTGTAGGATGGCTTATGGGATTGCTGCTGGTCGGAGGATGTATCTCGGCCTGTTATTCTATTGCTGGTCGCATCGGCTCAGTGCGTCGGACTAGTGGCAGGGTTGAGTCGCTGACTCACTATCCCAGCCTGAAGGTTCTGGAAACTACCCTGGTTATGGATAACCTCTGGCCAGGGCACACCGCTGGTCAGTTTGCCTTCGTTACTTCCGACTCTAAGGAAGGTGCCCATCCGTTCACCATCGCGTCGTCCTGGAACTCGAATGATCGGCGTATTGTCTTTATCACCAAGGCCCTCGGTGACTATACCAGCCGCTTACCAGAGGAGTTGCAGGAGGGCAAAACCATCCAGGTTGAAGGCCCTTATGGTTGCTTTGATTTTCGCGATAATCGACCACGGCAGGTGTGGGTTAGTGGCGGTATAGGCATCACCCCGTTTATTGCCCGAATGAAACAGCTCTCGGCGGAACCGGGTGAAAAACCTATCGACCTGTTCCATGCCACCGCCGATATGGATCAGGCCGCTCTGGATAAGCTGACCTCCGATGTGGCCGCCGCCGGTATACGACTGCATTTGTTGATCAGCCCAAGAGATGGTCGGCTGGATGCAGAAAAAATCCGCTCAAGTGTACCGCAATGGCAGCAGGCCAGTTTCTGGTTCTGTGGTCCGGTCGCTTTCGGTAAACAGTTACGTCAGGATTTGGTCGCTGAGGGCTATCCTGCCGGTCAGTTTCACCAGGAGTTGTTTCAGATGCGCTAG
- the thiI gene encoding tRNA uracil 4-sulfurtransferase ThiI → MKYIIRFFPEITVKSRAVRQQQIKQLKKNIRQIVKEIWEPARVGGCWDLLEVEVGDDAPEVITTQISDALTCIPGIHHFMEAQEYDLPDFDRICELTLEAVGDSLRGKTFAVRVQRAGVHDFRSIDLERYVGGYLFQHTDNAGVRLKDPDQLVVLQVHHQRLFIINRRREGMGGYPLGTQENVATLISGGYDSCVATWQMLQRGIYTHFIFFRLGGPAHEEGVKQVAYYLWQRYGRSHRVKFVTVPFEDVVEDILTQVDNPLMGVVLKRCMIRCADRVASRLKTTALITGEAISQVSSQTLTNLQVIDRATERLILRPLITTNKQAIVDQAKMIGAAVYAEAIPEYCAVISKRPTTRAKLHEVEAAEARLSQAVMADALAMASYQPITEIPADLAARAVAADLLPASASFNEQVVVLDVRAPDEVDNAPLRLSQVDVVPMPFYRLHSGFAALDQSREYWLYCDKGVMSQLQAQNLRDAGFDNVRVYPAELAQ, encoded by the coding sequence ATGAAATATATTATTCGATTTTTCCCGGAAATCACGGTTAAAAGCCGTGCGGTTCGTCAGCAGCAGATCAAGCAGCTGAAGAAAAATATTCGCCAGATTGTCAAAGAGATCTGGGAGCCTGCGCGGGTCGGTGGCTGCTGGGATCTGCTGGAAGTCGAAGTCGGTGACGATGCGCCGGAAGTGATTACGACACAGATCAGCGATGCGCTGACTTGCATCCCCGGCATACATCATTTCATGGAGGCACAGGAATACGATCTGCCGGACTTTGATCGTATCTGTGAGCTGACCCTCGAAGCGGTGGGCGATTCACTGCGTGGCAAGACCTTTGCGGTGCGGGTGCAGCGCGCGGGCGTGCATGATTTCCGTTCTATCGATCTGGAACGCTATGTCGGTGGCTACCTCTTTCAGCATACAGATAACGCCGGTGTGCGCCTGAAAGATCCGGATCAACTGGTGGTACTGCAGGTGCATCATCAGCGCCTGTTTATTATCAATCGTCGCCGTGAGGGCATGGGTGGTTATCCGCTGGGTACCCAGGAAAATGTTGCCACGCTGATTTCCGGTGGTTATGACTCCTGTGTGGCCACCTGGCAGATGCTGCAGCGTGGAATCTATACCCATTTTATCTTTTTCCGTCTCGGTGGTCCGGCACATGAAGAGGGGGTTAAGCAGGTAGCTTACTACCTCTGGCAGCGTTACGGACGCTCGCATCGGGTCAAGTTTGTTACTGTACCCTTTGAAGATGTGGTTGAGGATATTCTGACTCAGGTGGATAACCCATTGATGGGCGTGGTGTTGAAGCGCTGCATGATTCGTTGTGCTGACCGGGTCGCCTCGCGGTTGAAAACCACGGCGCTGATCACGGGTGAGGCGATCTCTCAGGTCTCCAGCCAGACGCTGACCAATCTGCAGGTCATTGATCGGGCAACGGAGCGTCTGATTCTACGGCCACTGATTACCACCAATAAACAGGCGATAGTTGATCAGGCGAAGATGATCGGTGCGGCGGTATATGCCGAAGCCATTCCTGAATACTGTGCGGTGATCAGCAAGCGTCCGACCACGCGAGCCAAGCTGCATGAGGTTGAAGCGGCTGAGGCCAGGTTAAGCCAGGCGGTGATGGCGGATGCGCTGGCGATGGCCAGCTACCAACCAATTACTGAAATACCAGCTGATCTGGCTGCCAGAGCAGTCGCAGCGGATCTGCTGCCAGCCTCGGCATCGTTCAATGAGCAGGTGGTGGTGCTGGATGTACGCGCCCCTGACGAGGTGGATAATGCGCCCTTGCGTCTATCTCAGGTAGATGTGGTGCCTATGCCTTTTTACCGATTGCACAGTGGTTTTGCTGCACTGGATCAGAGCCGCGAATACTGGCTTTATTGCGACAAAGGGGTCATGAGTCAGTTGCAGGCGCAGAACCTGCGCGATGCCGGGTTTGATAATGTGCGTGTTTACCCGGCTGAACTGGCTCAATAA
- a CDS encoding helix-turn-helix domain-containing protein produces MTAVAFKEACYSFAEAAAPYASIKDDAHYEEALALIENLLEEADDSLSDPLNVIIELLSHAIENYENSDEELATFEQHALEKPADLAMLRLLMAQHQLGTADLPEIGSKSMVSRVLSGERSLSKKHIAALSQRFHIDPGLFF; encoded by the coding sequence ATGACTGCTGTAGCGTTTAAAGAGGCCTGTTACAGCTTCGCCGAAGCAGCGGCTCCTTATGCCTCCATTAAGGATGATGCACACTATGAGGAGGCTCTGGCGTTGATTGAAAACCTGTTGGAGGAAGCTGATGACTCCCTCAGCGACCCGCTCAATGTCATCATCGAGCTGCTCAGCCACGCCATCGAAAACTATGAAAACAGTGATGAAGAGCTGGCCACCTTTGAGCAACACGCTTTGGAAAAACCTGCCGACCTGGCCATGCTGCGCTTGCTCATGGCACAACACCAGCTCGGCACCGCGGACCTCCCTGAGATCGGTTCGAAGTCCATGGTATCCCGAGTACTGTCTGGTGAACGCAGCCTGAGCAAAAAACATATTGCCGCACTGTCTCAGCGTTTTCACATAGATCCGGGGCTTTTCTTTTAA
- a CDS encoding YbgA family protein, whose translation MSAFKPDQIQIGISACLLGEQVRFDGGHKQSRYCMDELSRVFHYVPVCPEMAIGMGTPRKTIRLVNHEGEVRVKASDDSFDVTEQLNDYATEKTTELNFLSGYIVCAKSPTCGMERVRLYDSKSGYSEKAGVGVFARRLMDTYPLLPVEEDGRLHDLVLRENFITRVFAYHDWHKLLAEGLSRKAIVAFHTRYKYLLMAHHQEQYRQLGRLVANFTDDLDKDAQNYFTLFMQTLMHHANRRSHTNVLQHIQGFFSDRLTARQKQELKGSIDKYREGLLPLLVPVTLIRHYLNEFEEPFVDQQVYLNPHPEELKLRYGY comes from the coding sequence ATGTCAGCGTTCAAACCCGATCAGATTCAAATAGGTATCAGCGCCTGCCTGCTGGGCGAACAGGTACGCTTTGATGGCGGGCATAAGCAATCACGCTATTGTATGGATGAACTGTCACGGGTTTTTCACTATGTACCCGTCTGCCCGGAAATGGCGATTGGCATGGGCACACCACGGAAAACCATTCGCCTGGTGAATCATGAAGGTGAAGTCCGCGTTAAAGCCAGTGATGACAGCTTTGATGTTACTGAACAACTCAATGACTACGCCACTGAAAAAACCACTGAACTGAACTTCCTTAGTGGCTATATCGTCTGCGCTAAATCCCCGACCTGTGGTATGGAGCGGGTCAGGCTCTATGACAGCAAAAGCGGTTATAGCGAAAAGGCCGGTGTCGGTGTCTTCGCCCGCAGGTTGATGGACACCTATCCGTTATTGCCGGTAGAGGAAGATGGTCGCCTGCATGATCTGGTGCTGCGCGAGAATTTTATCACCCGGGTGTTTGCCTATCATGATTGGCATAAGCTTTTAGCCGAAGGGCTCAGCCGCAAAGCCATTGTCGCCTTTCATACCCGTTACAAGTATCTGCTGATGGCCCACCATCAGGAACAGTATCGTCAGCTAGGCCGTCTGGTTGCCAACTTCACCGATGATCTGGATAAAGATGCACAGAATTACTTTACCCTGTTTATGCAGACACTGATGCACCATGCCAATCGCCGCAGCCATACCAATGTGCTGCAGCATATTCAGGGGTTTTTCTCCGACCGGCTGACTGCCAGGCAGAAACAGGAATTGAAGGGCAGCATCGACAAGTACCGCGAAGGTCTGTTGCCCTTGCTGGTACCTGTGACACTGATTCGACACTATCTGAATGAGTTTGAAGAGCCCTTCGTCGATCAGCAGGTTTACCTTAACCCGCATCCCGAAGAGCTCAAACTGCGTTACGGTTATTGA
- a CDS encoding LysR family transcriptional regulator, which translates to MNKRHLPSLSAMQCFEAAARHMSFTRAADELSLTQSAVSKQVSQLETLLAHHLFRRVRKRLQLTPEGSVYLTEVRKILSQVEMSTRYMRSYGADSEVLNVATLPTFGSRWLIPRLKGFRLSHPDISLNITNRAEPFDLEKERIDIAFFFGHGAWPGAECVHLLDEEVVPVCSPDILAAEGLHSPMQLTRLVLMQNAQRPEAWHDWFEAQGFYTEQSYHGPRFDSFYMSIRAAQAGCGVALVPRFLAAEELLEGKLVIPWHYALKSRDAYYMAYPEHKAELSKISRFTDWIATRLEQDMKSIPPCVNEILE; encoded by the coding sequence ATAAATAAACGCCACCTTCCATCACTTAGCGCCATGCAATGTTTCGAAGCCGCCGCACGGCATATGAGCTTCACCCGCGCCGCCGATGAGCTCAGCCTGACACAGAGTGCGGTGAGCAAACAGGTGTCGCAACTGGAAACGCTGCTGGCCCACCATCTGTTCCGGCGCGTGCGCAAACGCCTGCAACTTACCCCCGAAGGTTCGGTGTATCTGACTGAGGTGAGAAAAATTCTGTCACAGGTGGAGATGTCGACACGCTATATGCGCTCTTATGGAGCAGACAGTGAAGTATTGAATGTTGCCACGCTGCCGACCTTCGGGTCGCGCTGGCTGATCCCCCGTCTGAAAGGCTTTCGCCTCAGTCACCCGGATATCTCCCTGAATATCACCAACCGCGCTGAGCCTTTTGACCTGGAAAAGGAGCGCATCGATATTGCGTTTTTCTTCGGCCATGGTGCCTGGCCGGGTGCTGAATGTGTGCACTTGCTGGATGAGGAAGTGGTGCCGGTCTGCTCACCTGACATACTGGCCGCGGAAGGCCTGCATAGTCCCATGCAACTCACCCGCCTGGTGCTGATGCAGAATGCGCAGCGCCCGGAAGCCTGGCATGACTGGTTTGAAGCTCAGGGGTTCTATACCGAACAAAGCTATCACGGCCCCCGCTTTGACAGCTTTTACATGTCCATCCGCGCCGCGCAAGCGGGTTGCGGCGTGGCACTGGTACCACGTTTTCTGGCCGCCGAAGAACTGCTGGAAGGCAAGCTGGTGATTCCCTGGCATTATGCCCTGAAAAGTCGCGACGCCTATTATATGGCCTACCCGGAACATAAGGCTGAGCTAAGTAAAATCAGCCGTTTTACTGACTGGATTGCCACCCGGCTGGAGCAGGATATGAAGTCCATACCGCCCTGTGTGAACGAAATTTTGGAATGA
- the amaA gene encoding L-pipecolate oxidase, with protein MLEQCLWQLTSAESQPESQCLNTDVQTQVCIIGGGITGLSTAVHLQEMGIASCILEADEVAAGGSGRNVGLVNAGMWLPPEDICTRLGAERGERANRLLGDAPSLVFELIERYAIDCEARREGTLHLAHNQQGVKALQQRFEQFSRQGAPVELFKGAEVDALTGSSQIPAALLDRRAGSINPCAYTRGLARAAVSLGAQLFCHSPVTALTRDGDGWLVSTSAGQVKAAQVVLASNAYTQGDWTHLSQHFFPGYFYQVASAPLDGDAAASILPGGQGAWDTRTVLSSVRRDEAGRLILGSLGRGERKPDALLRCWANRIQKHYFPQLGSVDWQVSWTGRMGFTPDHVMRIFEPAPGLIAASGYNGRGNTTGTLMGKGFAHWLAEGNDAWLPLPLSQPQPIKQRKLWSLAYETGFSLYHAGQCLRVLI; from the coding sequence ATGCTGGAACAGTGTCTATGGCAACTGACATCGGCTGAATCGCAACCTGAAAGTCAGTGCCTGAATACTGATGTGCAGACCCAGGTGTGTATTATCGGTGGTGGCATTACCGGATTATCTACGGCGGTGCATCTGCAGGAGATGGGCATTGCTAGCTGTATCCTGGAAGCGGATGAGGTAGCCGCCGGTGGGTCTGGCCGTAATGTCGGGCTGGTGAATGCCGGTATGTGGCTACCACCCGAAGACATCTGTACGCGCCTCGGTGCTGAGCGGGGGGAGCGTGCCAATCGTTTGCTGGGTGACGCCCCTTCATTGGTATTTGAGTTAATCGAACGCTACGCCATAGATTGTGAAGCCAGACGCGAGGGCACCTTGCATCTGGCGCATAATCAGCAGGGTGTGAAAGCCTTGCAGCAACGTTTTGAACAGTTCAGTCGTCAGGGCGCACCTGTTGAGCTGTTTAAAGGGGCTGAGGTTGACGCCTTGACCGGCAGTAGCCAAATACCCGCTGCGTTACTGGATCGACGAGCAGGCTCAATTAATCCCTGTGCTTATACCCGAGGTTTGGCACGGGCGGCCGTATCCCTGGGGGCACAGCTGTTTTGTCACAGTCCGGTAACGGCTCTTACACGTGACGGGGATGGCTGGTTAGTATCAACGTCAGCGGGTCAGGTTAAAGCGGCTCAGGTGGTGCTGGCCAGCAATGCCTATACTCAGGGGGACTGGACGCATCTGTCGCAGCATTTCTTTCCGGGTTACTTTTATCAGGTAGCATCGGCTCCCTTGGACGGTGATGCCGCTGCAAGCATTTTACCTGGTGGTCAAGGCGCCTGGGATACACGGACGGTGCTGAGTAGTGTTCGCCGGGACGAGGCCGGTCGGTTGATACTTGGCAGCCTGGGACGAGGCGAGCGTAAACCTGATGCCTTGCTGCGCTGTTGGGCCAACCGTATTCAAAAACATTATTTTCCTCAATTAGGTAGCGTGGATTGGCAGGTAAGCTGGACCGGGCGCATGGGCTTTACCCCGGATCATGTGATGCGTATCTTCGAACCGGCTCCCGGGCTGATTGCCGCCAGTGGTTACAATGGCCGTGGTAACACCACTGGCACCCTGATGGGGAAAGGGTTTGCCCACTGGCTAGCCGAAGGTAATGATGCCTGGCTACCCCTGCCATTGAGTCAACCACAACCTATCAAGCAGCGTAAGCTATGGTCTTTGGCTTACGAGACTGGATTTAGCCTCTATCATGCAGGACAATGCCTTAGAGTTCTGATCTGA
- the hglS gene encoding 2-oxoadipate dioxygenase/decarboxylase HglS has protein sequence MDTTYLTPDQLRTLFSSAMSDMYRNEVPQYQTLLDLVDEVNQGVLADNPALKQALEQRGELERLSLERHGAIRVGRADELAMLRRLFAVMGMYPVGYYDLSSAGVPVHSTAFRPVDEDALQKNPFRIFTSLLRLELIQDPALREQASHILQQRDIFTPALKQLIELAEQQGGLNADQGQALVTEALETFRWHDSATVDAATYQALLQQHRLIADVVCFRGPHINHLTPRTLDIDAVQQRMPEYDITPKAVIEGPPHQRCPVLLRQTSFKALQEPVRFTDGTTGQHTARFGEIEQRGMALTLRGRALYDQLLNNALTQTAGMDQDNASYQQQLEQAFEPFPDQEDSLRTQKLAYFRYRLSDKGREAAPLSSLPILEQLIDDGLVLAEPIIYEDFLPVSAAGIFQSNLGDEDKALQAGQANQEAFEDALGAAVLDPFQRYSDLEQESLCRTLKQL, from the coding sequence GTGGATACAACCTACCTGACACCAGACCAATTACGTACCCTGTTTTCATCTGCCATGTCAGACATGTACCGCAATGAAGTACCCCAGTATCAAACCCTGCTGGATCTGGTTGATGAGGTCAATCAAGGGGTACTGGCCGATAACCCGGCACTGAAACAGGCGCTGGAGCAGCGTGGTGAACTGGAACGTCTGAGCCTGGAACGTCATGGCGCCATCCGCGTCGGTCGGGCTGACGAACTCGCCATGCTACGCCGCCTGTTTGCTGTGATGGGTATGTACCCGGTCGGCTATTATGATCTTTCCAGCGCGGGCGTACCGGTCCACTCCACTGCCTTTCGCCCGGTCGATGAGGACGCACTGCAGAAAAATCCGTTCCGCATCTTCACTTCCCTGCTGCGCCTGGAGCTGATCCAGGACCCAGCCTTGCGTGAACAGGCCAGCCACATACTGCAACAACGTGATATTTTCACCCCGGCGCTAAAACAACTGATTGAACTGGCCGAGCAACAGGGAGGACTCAACGCCGATCAAGGTCAGGCCCTGGTAACTGAAGCGCTGGAAACCTTCCGTTGGCATGACAGCGCCACTGTTGATGCCGCCACCTATCAGGCACTGCTGCAACAGCACCGCCTGATTGCGGATGTGGTGTGCTTTCGTGGACCGCACATCAATCATCTCACCCCGCGCACCCTGGATATAGATGCTGTACAGCAGCGTATGCCCGAGTACGACATTACTCCCAAAGCGGTGATCGAAGGGCCGCCGCATCAACGCTGCCCGGTATTATTGCGCCAGACCAGTTTTAAAGCCCTGCAGGAGCCTGTGCGCTTTACTGACGGCACGACTGGGCAACACACGGCACGCTTTGGTGAAATAGAACAACGCGGTATGGCGCTGACCCTCAGGGGGCGTGCCCTTTATGATCAGTTACTGAATAATGCACTCACACAAACGGCAGGAATGGATCAGGATAATGCCAGCTACCAGCAGCAGTTAGAACAGGCCTTTGAGCCCTTCCCGGATCAGGAAGACAGCCTGCGCACACAAAAACTCGCTTATTTTCGCTACCGCCTGTCTGATAAAGGTCGTGAAGCCGCTCCCCTGAGCAGCCTGCCGATTCTGGAGCAGTTAATCGATGATGGGCTGGTGCTGGCTGAACCTATCATTTATGAAGATTTTTTACCTGTCAGCGCCGCCGGTATCTTCCAGTCCAACCTGGGTGACGAGGATAAAGCACTTCAGGCGGGACAGGCCAATCAGGAGGCCTTTGAAGACGCTCTGGGCGCTGCTGTACTCGATCCATTTCAGCGCTATTCCGATCTGGAACAGGAATCACTATGCCGCACATTAAAACAACTCTAG
- the amaB gene encoding L-piperidine-6-carboxylate dehydrogenase, protein MIKAIMQRLGVSEASWQGGDLSVMTPVDGRVIGQVKIDTPAEVDAKITAAQSAFEQWRCVPGPRRGELVRLFGDALRRHKDDLGALVSWECGKILQEGLGEVQEMIDICDLAVGQSRQLFGLTIASERPGHHMRETWHPLGTIGLITAFNFPVAPWAWNAALALVCGNSLVWKPSEKTPLTALACQALLEQAMQDFGEDAPVGLSQVVIGEREAGEVVVKDPRVALISATGSTRMGRAVAPLVASRFGRCILELGGNNAMIVAPSADLDMAVRAILFSAVGTAGQRCTTLRRLIVHTSLREELLTRLKKSYSGIVVGHPLEGALVGPLIDADAYQNMQTALQKARDAGAKVYGGERQLEDHYPDGYYVSPAIVEMDAQTDLVRQETFAPILYVISYSTLDEAIALNNDVPQGLSSCIFTTDVREAETFVSDVGSDCGIANVNIGPSGAEIGGAFGGEKETGGGRESGSDVWKSYMRRQTNTVNYSRELPLAQGIKFD, encoded by the coding sequence ATGATTAAGGCAATTATGCAGCGTTTGGGTGTCAGTGAAGCCAGCTGGCAGGGTGGCGATCTCAGCGTGATGACACCGGTAGATGGCCGTGTCATCGGCCAGGTGAAAATCGATACACCGGCTGAGGTGGACGCAAAAATTACAGCGGCACAGTCGGCCTTCGAGCAGTGGCGCTGTGTGCCGGGCCCCCGTCGTGGTGAACTGGTGCGCCTGTTTGGTGATGCCTTGCGTCGTCACAAAGATGATCTTGGTGCACTGGTTTCCTGGGAATGCGGCAAAATTCTGCAGGAAGGCCTGGGGGAAGTGCAGGAGATGATCGATATCTGCGATCTGGCCGTGGGCCAGTCACGCCAGCTGTTTGGGTTGACCATTGCCTCAGAGCGGCCTGGCCATCATATGCGTGAAACCTGGCATCCACTGGGGACGATCGGCCTGATCACGGCGTTCAACTTTCCGGTGGCTCCCTGGGCCTGGAATGCGGCGCTGGCGCTGGTATGTGGTAACAGTCTGGTGTGGAAGCCTTCAGAGAAAACCCCTCTGACCGCACTGGCGTGTCAGGCCTTGCTGGAACAGGCGATGCAGGACTTCGGTGAAGACGCTCCGGTCGGGTTGAGCCAGGTTGTGATTGGTGAGCGTGAAGCTGGTGAGGTCGTGGTCAAAGATCCACGTGTCGCACTGATCAGTGCTACCGGCAGTACGCGGATGGGTCGTGCAGTGGCTCCGTTGGTGGCTTCGCGTTTCGGTCGTTGTATTCTGGAACTGGGGGGCAACAACGCTATGATTGTGGCGCCTAGTGCTGACCTGGATATGGCCGTCAGAGCAATACTGTTTTCGGCAGTGGGAACCGCTGGACAGCGCTGTACGACTTTGCGTCGTCTGATCGTTCACACTTCACTGCGCGAGGAGCTGCTGACGCGGCTGAAAAAATCCTACAGCGGCATCGTGGTGGGTCATCCTTTGGAAGGCGCGTTGGTCGGCCCGTTGATCGATGCGGATGCCTATCAGAATATGCAAACAGCTCTGCAAAAAGCCCGAGATGCCGGGGCTAAAGTCTATGGTGGCGAACGACAGTTGGAAGACCACTATCCGGATGGCTATTATGTCTCACCGGCCATCGTCGAGATGGATGCCCAGACGGATCTGGTGCGTCAGGAAACCTTTGCGCCGATTCTCTATGTGATCAGCTATTCCACCCTGGATGAAGCGATTGCCTTGAATAACGATGTGCCGCAGGGACTGTCGTCCTGCATTTTCACCACGGATGTGCGCGAAGCGGAAACCTTCGTATCGGATGTGGGCAGTGACTGCGGTATCGCTAACGTCAATATCGGCCCCAGTGGTGCCGAAATCGGTGGAGCCTTCGGTGGCGAAAAAGAGACCGGGGGTGGTCGTGAGTCCGGTTCGGATGTCTGGAAAAGCTATATGCGCCGTCAGACCAATACGGTTAATTATTCACGTGAACTTCCGCTGGCACAGGGCATCAAGTTCGATTGA
- a CDS encoding zinc ribbon domain-containing protein YjdM produces MSDLPNCPACESTYTYEDGLMYVCPECAHEWSKDAAADADDEGLSIRDANGNPLQDGDTVTVIKDLKVKGSSLVVKVGTRVKNIRLVGGDHDIDCKIDGIGPMKLKSEFVKKA; encoded by the coding sequence ATGAGTGATCTGCCTAATTGCCCAGCCTGCGAGTCAACTTATACCTATGAAGATGGGTTGATGTATGTCTGTCCTGAATGTGCCCATGAGTGGTCAAAAGATGCGGCGGCTGATGCTGACGATGAAGGCCTATCTATCCGCGATGCCAATGGCAATCCGCTGCAAGATGGCGATACCGTCACTGTAATCAAGGACCTCAAGGTCAAGGGTTCTTCACTGGTGGTGAAGGTGGGGACACGGGTTAAAAATATCCGTTTAGTCGGGGGAGATCATGATATCGATTGCAAGATCGATGGCATTGGCCCGATGAAACTCAAGTCTGAATTCGTCAAGAAAGCCTGA